In the genome of Methylococcus sp. EFPC2, the window CACTGGCCTTGAGTAAGTTGCCGATCGAATAACCAAAATCTAGCCAACCCGCCACAGGTGCATGCCATGAAAACCCGACTGACCTCCTACGCGACCGTCCTGCTCCTGCTCGCCTCTCCCGTTTTCGCCGCCGAGCCCGCCAAGGACGCTCTGCCGGTGATACCGGACAGCACGGAAAAGAAAATTCTCGGCCACATGCAGGAAGCCAACCTGCAAAAACTGCAGGGCTGGCCGGGCATGATCTTTTATTGCCCCAGCGAAGAAAGCGCCATCCCCGCCGTCAAGCAAATCTGCACCGACGCTTACGCCAAGCTGGAAGCGCTGTCGGTACAAAACGGCGTGAAATTCAACAAGGCCCGCAACGCCAACGACGTGGCCCTGCTGCCCCACCTGACCGGGCGCCTGAAACTGCTGATCGAACTGACCCCGACCGAAGCCAGCGCGCAGCCGGCCGCCATTGCCGCGCGCGTCTCCGTGCTGGCGCATTACACCAACGCCATCAACCGTTACGCCGACCTGAACCAGGACGAGAGCCAGACCAAACATCCGCTCAACGTACCGCAGCATGTCGACGCCATTCTGTGGGAAACCAGCCTGGTACGCGCCGGCGCCAGCCTGGACGCCCTCTCCAAGCCGGTTGCCGACGGACTGGCGGCAGGCCTGGAACAGTTCTTCGCCGATTACGCCAAGGCCAACAAATAAGCCCTAGGCACGGGTCGCCGCGCCGATGAGCAAGGCACCGCTCACGCCTGACGGTCAGGCCCCGAAACCGCGCCCCCGGCGGGCCACCGCCAGGAAAGCACCCAAACGCAAGGCCGCAGCGCAAAATCCGACAGCGGACGTCTCGGCCCGCCGGAAACTGGCCTTGCTGGCTGCGGAGGGCCTGGCGCTATGCATCGCGGCTTTGGTGACCATCCTCTCGACGCTGGGCCGCGCCGCCGAACACTTCGGCGGCACCGGGTTCTGGTCCAGCCTGTTACCCTTCGCGCTCGCCGTGCTGGGGCTGGGTCTGATACACGCCTTGTTCCTATGGCTGTGGCTGCACGCGCGCGGCTGGCTGTCCACACGGGCGATCTTCTGGCCGGCCTCGGCGGCCCTGGCCATCGCCCTGGTTGCCGGCGGCTACGGCTGCCGTAACGAATTCGCCCACGAATTGGGTGCCTTGCGCACCCTGGTCGGCGGTGTACAGGAAGCCGAGCGCAACACCGTCGCCCACCAGGTCTACGCGGCCTATCGCCGGACCGATCTGGCGCAGATGCAGAAGATGATGGCGCGGGCGGAGCCCTTTCTCCCGGCCATACACGAAGCCGCCGGCATCTACCGGGTGGACGAGGAGGTGCTGGTCGGCGTGGCGGCCGCCGAATCGTCCTTCCTGCCGCGCGACAGCCGGGACGGCGGACGCGGTCTGTTCCAGATCACCGCGCCGCCCAAATCCGCGGCCGCACAGGCACGCCAGCGCCTCGGCGTGGCCGAGCTGAACCTGGCCGATGCGCGGCACAACGCCCACGTGGCAGCCGCCACCTTGAATCTCTATTTGCAGGAGATGCGCGGCGATTTGTTCCTGGGTCTTCTGGCCTACAACATCGGCCCGCAGAACGGCGGCCTGCTCTCCATCATGAAGCAATACGGCGCCCGCGATTTCGCCACCATCCAGCCCTATCTGCAAAACCTGCCCAGGGATTACCCCATACGGGTGCTCAGCGCCGCCCTCGCCTACCGGCTCTGGCACGGCGAGGGCAAACTGCCGCGTTACGAAGAAGGCGACAACGCCTTGCACATCCAGCGGCTGGGCATACCGGGAATGGCGGCCGGCTGAAGCTTACCGCCCACAATCGGCAGTTTCCCTAGCAACAACGCTGCTCATAGCCTGCTGATATATCAGCAGAGCCCATCGCATCCCGCCGCATCGACCGGTCCAACCCAACTTCAGCGTTCGCACCGGCGGACGATTGCACCGCTATTTCTACGCCTGAAAATGCTATTTCGGCCTCCGGCCGTGCACGAGCCATGACCGCAGCCGGAGGCCCGATAGTTGCTATGGAATCTGCCTGTATCCCGACCGGCCACGCGTACGCCTCCCTCGCGTCGAGGCCGGGTGGATTTTCGTTATCTGTCTATTTAGGAGCGTGCTCATGTCCACGAAAAGCAAGCTGGTCCTTGGCCTTGCCCTGGCCGGATTTCTCGGCGCCACCGTGCCCGCCAACGCCCATCACGCGTTTTCCGCGGAATTCGACGCCGAGCAGCCCATCGAGCTGAAAGGCACGGTAACCAAGCTGGAACTGGTCAACCCGCATAGCTGGCTGTATCTGGACGTCGCGCAACCCGACGGCAGCGTCGCCAACTGGGGCTTCGAATTCGGCGCGCCCTTCAGCCTGAAAGAGAAGGGCGTGACCAAGGCCACCCTGCCGGTTGGCAGCCAGGTCAGCATCCAGGGCTACCGCGCCAAGAACGGCAAGAACTTCGGCTACGCCGTGACCACCGTTCTGGCCGACGGCCGCGCGGTCAAGACCGGCGGCGCCCAGGACGCGCCGGGCTCCCAGGCAGCCGCGCAGTAAGGCCCGAGGAGACCCCGGCTTGAACACTTCCGTGAAGCAACCATCGTCCCGCTTCCGCCGCCTGGGCGTCGCCGTCGTCCTGGCGGCCGGCGCCCTGGGGCTGTCGAGTGCCGTCCAGGCGGCAGCGGGTAAGATTCCGCGCCTGGCCAACGGCAAGCCGGACTTTTCCGGCATCTGGCAGACCACCAGCGCCGCCGATTATGACCTGGAGCCGCATGCCAACCGCAAGGATGCCCCGCCCTTCGCAGGCGCCGTAGAAGGCGGCACCATCCCCTATCTGCCCAAGGCCCTGGAGCAGAAGAAGAAAAATTTCGCGGCCCGCGCCACCGACGATCCTGCCCTCAAGGGCTACACGCTGGGCGTGCCGCGCGGCATCTACTATCCGGAGCCTTTCCAGATCTTCCAGCGTAAGCAGGACTTGACCCAGGTCTTCCAGTTCGGCCATTCGGTGCGGACTATCTACACCAACGAGACCGATCACCCCAAGGATCCCTACGATTGGTGGCTGGGCGATTCGCGCGGCCATTGGGAAGGCGACACCCTGGTGGTGGACGCCCGCTTCTTCAACGACAAGACCTGGTTCGACCGCGCCGGCAACTTCCACAGCGACCAACTGCACGTGGTCGAGCGCTGGACCTATCTCGATCCCAACACCATCGAATACAAGGCGACCGTCGAGGACCCGCAGGTGTTCAGCCGGCCGTGGAACGTCGGCGTGATTCTGTACCGCCACCGCGAAAAAGACTTCCAGTTGATCGAGGACTACCGGTTCACCCTGGACTACGACGAACACTACCCGCCGAAGCCGCCCGCCCAATAAGCCAAGAGGACTTTATGACTAAGCATGAGCAAGCCCGGCTGCTTTCCGGGCTGGTTGTTTCGGCACTGGCGCTGGCGCCTTTAACGGGCATGGCGGCGGACGAGCCCAAGGCCAAGCCGGTCGAGACCGCGCCCGCCCCGCAACCGCAGGCCCAGACACCGCGCGAGCCGCGTATCGGCGGACCGGGCATCGAGCAGGAACGGCATTTCGACAAGATCGCAGCCGGGCGTTGGACCGGCCCGAAACTGCCCGACGGCCAGCCCGACGTGCAGGGCCATTGGTCCAACACTATCGCCAACCACAACAATTTCACCGATCCGCAGGGCGGCATCCCCAACGATCCCGCACCGAACCGTCGGGCCAAGGGCCCGCGCGAAGAACGGGCGCCCAGCCGGGTGAGCGATCCCGGCGACGGCCAGGTGCCTTTCCAGCCCTGGGCGGCGGAGAAGGTGAAGGAATTCCAGGTCGGCTTCCACAATCCGACCCAGCCGGAATATATCGAGCCCCTGGCGCGCTGCGCCCCGGGCGGCGTGCCCAAGTCGTTGTACTGGCACGGCTACGAGATCAGCCAGTATCCGGGCTACGTGGTATTCCAGTTCAATTCAGGCACCCGCATCATCCACCTGGACGGCAAGCCGCACCTGCCCGAGAACATCAAGTTGTGGAATGGCGATTCGCGCGGCCACTGGGAAGGCAACACCCTGGTGGTGGACGTGACCAACCACAACGGCAAGGCCTTGTTCGGCCGCTCCGGCGAATTCATCAGCGAAAACGGCCACATCCAGGAACGCTACACCTTCAGCAACGACGGGGCCCGCTACGTCTACGAGGCGACCCTGACCGACCCGACCGTCTATACGCGACCGTTCACCGTGACCATCCCGGCGCGCAAGTGGACGGCCAAGGACAAGCCCAACGGCTGGCATTTCGAAGTCGAACCGGCCAACTACGTGGGCAAGGCGCCACTGAAGGAACCCGTGCTCGACCGCTACGAGCGCGTCTGCGCCGAAAACAACGGCGGCTTCGGGCTGGTGGCGGCGGAACAGGGAAAGAAATAAGCCGTAGGGCGGGCAAACGGCCTTTTCGTTTGCCCGCCGACACCCGGTGGGCAGATGCAGCCTGCTCACGAAATCAATCGTGCAATTTCACTATCATGTCCCTGACTGAATTCGCACTAACCCTCAACGACTCGGCCCTGGGGACCGCCCTGCGGGAGTCGGTCTACGCCTTTCCCATCGTCGAGGGCCTGCATCTGATAGGCCTGGCTTTGTCGGTGGGGCTGCTGGTCTTTGTCGATCTGCGCCTGCTCGGCCTTTTCCTCAAACAGCTGCCGGTCGAGCATATCCTGCGCCCGCTGCGGCCCTGGCTGCTGGGTGGCTTCGCGGTAACGCTGACGACCGGCGTGCTGCTGTTCCTCGCCGGCGCGGCCAAGATCGTCCTGCTGCCCGTGTTTTTCTACAAGCTGGGCTTCATCGCCCTGGCCGGCTTCAACGCCTGGTGGTTCGAACGGCGCTGGGGACGCCGGGTCAACGACTGGGGCCGGCTGGCCAAGCTCCCGGCCGGGGTGCGTTTCGCCGGCCTGGCCTCGCTGCTGTTGTGGAGTCTGGTGGTCATCACGGGTCGCTTGATTCCCTATATGAGCTACGAATGAGGCGGCCGTGAGTACTTTGGAGTTTTTTCAACAGGTTCAGGCCAGTCCGTTCAGCAAACACATCGGCCACTTGAATCATTTGTTCGGCGCCACCCTGGAGTTGGCGCACATCTTAGGGATGCTGCTGGTGCTCTCTCCCGTCGTGCTGGTGGGCCTGCGCCTGCTGAACCTGGGCTTGCGCCGGGCCTCGCTGCCCGAACTGGTTCGGGCGACCTCCAAGCTGATCTGGGTGGGGCTGGGCCTGCTGGCCGTCTCCGGCACGCTGATCCTGATTCCCGCCGCCACCAGCTATTACCCCAACAGCTTCCTCTGGTACAAGTTCATCCTGCTGGGACTGGCCCTGCTGGTCCACCTGACCCTGTACCGTGCAATCACCCGCTCGGAATATCCCAACCGTCTGCTGGCCGGATTCACCAGCGTTCTTGCCTTGGGGCTATGGTTCGGCGTCGCTTTCGCCGGCCGATTCATCGGATTTTTTTAAGCCGCGGCCGAACTACCCTCCAGTCCCGAAACCGAAGGAAACCGCTTGAGAACCTCAGCGCTCATACCCGCCGCCCTCGCCGTCATTTTTTTGCAGGCTTGCACGCTGACCGTCCGCGATGGCAACCCTTACAAGCCGACCGCCACGCTGCAGGAGATCATGACTTCCATCATCGATCCCAACATCGATTACGTGTGGAACTCCGTATCCACCGTCAGCACGGCGCAAGGCACGGAAGAGCGCCAGCCACGGACGGACGAAGACTGGAATGCGGTCAGGCAGCACGCGTTGACCGTGGTCGAGGCCAGCAATCTGCTGCTGGTCAAGGGCCGGGCGGTGGCCAGGAAAGGCGCCAACACCTCGTCGGGCGGTGCCGAGCTACATCCCGAGGACATCGAAAAAGCCATCGCCGCCCAGCGGGCGGATTTCGTGAAACGCACGGACGAATTCCATGACGCCGCCCTGCGCCTCATCGCCGCCATAGACCGGAAGAATGCCGACGAACTGGTCGAAGCCGGAGGCGCCGTCGAACACGCCTGCGAGCAATGCCATAGCCAATTCTGGTACCCGAACGACAAAAAGCCCAAATAGAAGCGACGCTTGGGTACACCCGGACCGCCGGCAAATACGATGCATATTAACCCGGCCCAAATATGTCATAGTGGGAGCGGCCTTCAGGCCGCGATCTTCGCGGGCTAAAGCCCGCTCCCACAAATAAATATTTAGGGCCGGGAATAGGCCGAATCAGTCATCGCCCGCCCTGACGTCACGATGGCACACACGTGGAAACAGCAACGCGTTTTCCAGAAAGATGTGATGCATCAAATTGGTTTCCAGCTCTTCCAGCGCCCGATAAACGGACCGGAATGTCGAAGACACGTCGTCGGGAAGCGCGTAATCGGCAGTCAGCTCGCGCATCTTCTTCAGCCGTTCCCCTAGCCGCTTGTGCTCCGCCTCGTTCTGACAGATCACATCGTCGATGGACGCGAAGCCGGCGAGCGGCGATAGGCGTGCTCCGCACGCCTGTTTATCGAGCGCCTTGATATAAGGCAGCAGAAACTGCTCTTCCTTGAGCAGGTGTGCTTCGAGCATCGCGCTCAGTTCCACGAAACACTCGCCCACGGCTTTAACTTCCGCGTGGGCGGCGCCGTGTGCTTTGATCACCTTGGCGAGCAGGGTTTCGATGAGTGGCAGTTTGGCGCGGGTAAACGCGTGGTGTCGACCGGCGATGAATCCCGCCTGCTCAGTGAGCGTGCGCTCCGATACGCACGGATGATCCTGTCCATCCTGCCGGAGCCGGGCAAGCGCCGTAACGACCTCGGCCAGATCGCGATTGGCCCTGCGGCAGGCCTGCGCCAGCGTATGTTCGTCGTCGCAGTCCTCATTCAGATGATAAGCCTCCAGCAGCCTTGCGGCCGCGGGACTGGATAAGGCGATTTCTCCCAGACTCATTGCCGTGCTGATCGACATGGCAATGTCCCTGCGGATGGCCGATCAGGACGATAGGCTGACGTTGAACGCATCGGCATAAATGTCTTTCATCGATGCGCCGGCCAGGAATGCGTTCTTTTTGGCCGACTTGACCATTTCAGGATGGCCGCAAAGATACATGCGCCAGTTCTTGAGATTGGGCACGTGCCGCAGGGCCACTTCATGGGCCCGCCCTTTGGCGTACTGATGCGGGACGTCCTCGCCGGAAAGGCAAGGGACGTAGTCAAAATTGGAATATTGCTTAACCAAATCGTTCAGTTCGCCGACCAGGTAGAGTCCGCTCCGGTCACGGCTACCGTGAAACAGGCGGATGGGTCCGCTATGGCCGTGGTGCAAGGCGTCGCGGATGATGCCATAAAGGGGCGCAAGGCCGGAGCCGGTGCCTATCAGTATCAGGCCTTGCTCCGGATTGCCGGGCACGTAAAAGCAGTCGCCGGCGGGGCCGCGTATCTCCACGGTCTGGCCGACACGCAATTGCTCGTGTATCCATCCGCTGACCCGGCCGTTCGGCAGACGGCGGACATGCAGATGTATATGATCGTCCTCGTGCGGTACGCTGGCGATCGAATAGGCGCGGACCAGGCCGGTGTCGCGGGCCAGGTTGATGAATTGCCCGGGCCGGTATTCGATCGGGGCGTGGGACTCCAGCACCACCTGCATGATATCGCCGTTCAGCAATTCCAGCTTCTTGACGGTGGCGGGAAGTGCGGCCTGTTCGTCATCCGGCAGGGCGACCTCGAGATCTTCCGTGGGATGGCAAACACAAGCCAGGAAATAGTTCTGCAGCTTGAGGCTGTCTTTGAGGCCTATTTGCGCGGACTCCGGCGGCACGCCGCGGGTTGCACGCATCAAACAGGTCTGACAGGCTCCGCTACGGCAGGAAAAAGGGACAGGCACGCCGCGGCCGGTGAGGCCATCCAGCACGGATAGCTGCTCGCCCAGGGGAAAACAATCTTTTGCGTACGTGATATTCACCATGACGGCATGCCTGTCCGAGCGAGGGAGATGGTTAACGGCCCAGCACGTCGTTGCGCGTGCTTTCGGCGATGCCGGCTACTTGAGCGATCAGGTTTTCCGGTACTTTCAATTCGCGCAAGGTGGCACCGAGGTCCTCGATGACCGCGTCGAAGTGCGAGTCGTTCAAACCTTGGGCGACCAGTTGAGCGTGGCCACGGCGCATGTCGAGGCCGGTGTAATTGTGCGGGCCGCCGAACGCCATGGTCAGGAAAGCCTTCTGCTTCGCGGCCTGTTTGTCCATGTCCACGCCTTCGAAGAAGCGGCTAATGCGGCCATCGGTGAGTACCTTGCGGTAGAAGATATCGACTGCGGCATTCACCGCGGCTTCGCCACCCAGTTTTGCGTACAGGGAGTCGTGTGTTTGTTCCCACCAAGTAGCCAGGCTCTTTTCAGTCATGTTTTTATCCTCTCGGATCGTATGCGTCAACACTGAACACCGTCTGCTCATGGCAAGCGCCTAAAGAAGCATTGAAAATGAATGTTAGTAGTCGATACAAAAGCTGTCAAGTTAAAAATAGTGACCTATATTCATCGTTGACAGATTTAAAGATGTAAATAAAATGCAGCTAACGCAATTTACTGACTATTCGCTGAGAGTATTGATCTATCTGGCGCGCAACCCCGAAGCGGGACCCGCCACCGTGCCGGAGATCGCGGCGTATCACGGCATATCGCGGAACCACCTGGTGAAGGTGGTCAACAACCTGGCGAATCAAGGATTCATTCTGACCAGCCGGGGCAAGGGCGGCGGCATGCGCTTGGCCCGACCGGCGCACATGATAGGCGTGGGCGAAGTCGTCCGACTGACCGAACCGCACATGAACATCGTGGAGTGCTTCGATCCGAAGGCGAATGCCTGCACCATCACGCGCGGCTGCTTTCTCACGGGTATCCTGTACGAGGCGCGGCGGGCGTTCATGAGCACGCTGGACAAATACACCCTGGCCGATGCGGCTCAGGTCGGCATCCCTGGGACATTGCGCGGCGGACCGGGCGAGCGGCCCGCCTAGCATTCCGTATTCCGTCACGCGCGGTCGACACAGCTCGGGCCACTCCGGCGCCGGCGATCCGCGAGTCTAAATTTCCCATCACCGGGCGGCCTTGTGGACAGGGTTGCGGGACCTTCGGGCGGTGGACGGCGAGTCGGTCGATACGGGGGGTACGCTGCAAGCGTCATCCCCCGTATCGCTTTGCGGCACCACGTTCGCCAGGATGATTTCCTGCGCCTTGCGCTCCGCGGCGACGAGCTCGTCGGCAAAGATGTCGGTTCCATATTCCTGGGTGGAGGTGCTCGCCAGCGAGACATCCACGGACTGGCCGGGTTCGCTGACGTGGATGGATGTCACGGTGGACAGTCCGGGGCGTAAAGGTCTTTGCCGGACTTCCGCCTGATCCAACGCGATGCGCACCGGCACGCGCTGAACGATGTGGATGAAATTGCCGGTGGCGTTATCCGGCGGCAGCAACGCATACACGCTGCCGGTTCCAGGGTTCACCCCCTCCACCGTACCGTGAAAAATCCGCTCCTTGCCATAAACGTCGACGAGCACGCGCGCCGCTTGTCCCGGCCGCACATGCTGCAACTCGGTCTCGCGCAGATTGGCTTCCACCCACAGGTGGTCCAAGGGCACCACCATCATGAGCGGATCGCCGGGATGAACCCGGTCCCCGACCTGGACCTTGCGGGAAGCCACGTAACCGGAAACCGGCGCTCGGATCTGCTGGCGGAGCAGTTCCAGATAGGCGTTGACGAATTGCTGTTTGGCCGCTTCGACCTCGGGATGATCCACCCGGCGGGTCCCGCCCACCCGCGACTCCACGGCCCGCAGATCAGCTTCCGCCTCCCGCTGCTCGGCTTCGAGCGCCTGCATCTGGTCTTCGGCATTTTGCAAGACCTGTTCGGACACCGAACCGCTGGGTATCGCCTGCCGAAAGCGGCTCACGTCGTGCCGCACTTTCGCGAGCTGTGCGGAGCGGGCGGCCACTTTCTGGCAAAGTTGCTGGCGCGTGGCGAACAGCGCGCCCAGCCCGCGTACCGTCCGTCCCAGCTCACCCTCGCGCTGGCCCAGCGTGGCGAGGGCGCGATGCTCGTCCAGCCTGACCAGCAGGTCGCCCTTGTTCACATGCCGGGTTTCTTCGGTCAAAACCTGAGTGACGATGCCGGTGGCATCCGCGTCCACCGGCAGGAGGTTGCCGGTCACGAAGGCGTTGTCGGTCACCACCCAAAACCGGGCGTGTAGCCACCAATAAGCGGCATAGGCCAAGGCGCTGGCGAGCACCAGAAAAGCGGCGAGCCGCAAACGACGGTTGCGCCGGGCGCGGAGGGTCTTGGGATAAGTCTTCATCGAGGTGCGGGATGTCTTCCTGGCCTACGGTTTGAGGTGGCGAGCCTGCCCTATTCCGGCGGATTCGACGGGCGGACACCGTCGGCACCGCTCGTATACCCGCCCCCCAAGGCTTCGATGAGATCGGCCATGGCCAGGAATTGATCGGTTTCCAGGGTCTTCAAGGCATATTCCTGGCTGAGGACGGAATGGCGGCGGCTCAACACCGCTCGCCGGTCGTCCAGACCGCTGCGCAAGCGCTCCTGAGCCAGATCGAAGGCCGCACGCTGGGCGGCCAGCAGGCGGTTTTGCGCTTCGACGCCGAGGCGGGCCTGTCGCCAGTTGTCCAGGCTGTCGGCGACCTCCCGCACGGCTTGCAACAAGGTCTGGTTGTAGGACTCCACCGCGCCGTCGTATTCCGCCCGCTGCGCCGACAGCTCTCCGCGCAGCCGTCCGCCTTCGAACAGGGGCAAACGCAATCCCGGCGCCACCCCGTAGGCGAAACTGGAGCCCGAGAACAAAATGTTGGCCAGGGAACTCGCTCCCTTGGTCATGCGCAAGGCGCTCAGCCCGACGAAAGCGGTCAGATCGACGGTCGGAAAAAAACTGGCCTTGGCGACCTTGATCCGTTGCGCCGCCGCCTCGGCCCGGTGCAGGGCCGCGGCCAGATCCGGGCGGTGGGCGAGCAAACCGAGCGGCAACGTCGTCGGCAGTGGAATCCGCTCCGGCAGACTCACCTGATCGACGAACAGATCCTGCGTCGCATCCGGACCCTGTCCCACCAGGCGGGCCAGCAGGTTGCGTTGCAGATTCAGATGATCCTGGACGCCGGCTTCGCGCTCGTTGACCGCTTCCAGTTCGGAGCTGACCTGCTTCACCGGATCGGCGGCATCCAGACCCAGCGCAAAGCGCGTTTCGACCACTTGCAGCCATTCGCGCTGCAGCGCCGCCTGAGCCCGGATCAGATCGAGTTGCTGCCGCAACGCCACCCCGCGGAAGTAGGCTCTGGCAATCGCGGCGGTCAATTGCAGCCTCACTTCGGCCTGCTCCGCCTCTTCGGCTGCCGCCTCGCCCAGCGCGGCGTCCAGCGCGGCGCGGTGTTTACCCCAGAAATCGAATTGATAGCGCAGGCTCAAGGGCGTTACGAAAGCCGCAACGATGTCCGCCCCGCGCAACGCGACGTTGTAGCCATGCTCGGAAAACCGCGCCGTTTCCACGCCGGCGGCCGCGTCGAGGAAGGGCAGCAGCCGTGCGCCTTCCACGCGGGCCAAAGCTTGCGCCTGACGCAGGCGGGCAGCGGCAAGCTTCAAGCCGGGATTGTCCCGTAGCGCTATGTCCGCGAGGCGGTCGAGCTCGGCGCTGCCGAACTGCCGCCACCAGCGGTCCCGGGGCCAGAGCCCCGACGGGCTCAGCGCCTCCCCTTGGCGCGCCTGTGCAAGCGTATCGCTCAGTCCCTGGGGATGAGCGAAGTCGGCGCGCCTCCCTTCGTCGGGCATCCAGGCGCAACCGGCGACCCACAGCAGGGCCGTCAGGACCAGTCCAGGCCATGCCCGTCGCCGAGCCAAGGGCGAAACGCTCATGGCTCCTCCATCAGTTCTTCGACGCGGATTTCGTTCAAATCCTCCGCCATGCTCGGATGCAGCGGCCGGTGGGTGGCATGGGCCAACCAGACGAGGGCCGCCAGGCCGAGGAACAGATAACTTGCCAGCAGGAACGCGTCGTTCAACGCCAGTATGCCGGCCTGTTGCCTGATCAGAGCCCCCAGCTTGGCCGTGGCGCTCCCGGCGTCGAGGCCGGCATTTTCCAGCCGCGCGGAGGCCTGCTGCAGCAAGTCGAGCGAGGCAAACCGCCGCCCCCCGAAATGATCCGCCAGATCGAGCTGGTGGAAAGGACTGCGCCGAAACAGCACCACCCCTTGCAAGGTGATGCCGAAAGCACCGGCGGCAATACGCAGCAGCGCGACCGCTTCGGCGGCGCGCATCACCGGGGTTCCCGACAGTCCATGCAGCGTCAGCGCGGTGAGGGGAGTGAAGAACGAACCCAGGAAGAAGCCGAGCAGCAGCATGGGCCAGACGATTTGATCGAAGGACTCGGCGGCATCGAACAAGCCTATCCATCGGAAGGTAAAGGCGAATCCCAACAGGTTGAGACAGGCGAACAGGCGGGCGTCCACGCCCTTGATCAGTTCATGCATGACGGCGATCACCGGCGCCGCCAACAGAAACATGGACAGAAACAACAGGCCCGCCAGATAGGAGGTATATCCCAACAACAATTGCAGTTGGACGATGAACAGCGAAAGCAGGCCTTGTATCCCCAGGAATCCCACGGTGAGACAAATCGTGCCGATGGCAAAATTGCGATGGGCGAACAGGCGGACATCGAATGCCGGGTGGCGTTCGCCCTGCTCCCAGATGACCAGACAGGGCAGCGCCACGATGACGGCGATGAATACGCCGCGAAGAAAGAGCGAATCCAGCCAGTCGAAATCGTTGCCTTGATTCAGCAGGGTCTGGACGCCACCGAGGATCAGGCTCAACAGCATGAAGCCGACGAAATCGAAGCGGGTGTAGCGGCGCCGGCATCCCCGGCCATACAGCAAGGATCCGGTGACGCCGGCGATGCCCAAGGCACACACGATGTTCAGGCCGAACAAATGGCGCCAACCGAGCTCGTCGGCTATCCACCCGCCCACCAGGCAGCCGACCGTGAACGGCGTGAGGGTGAACATGCCCCACACCCCCAGCCCCACCGACTTGAGCCGGTCCGGATATTCCTGCAAGAGCAGGGCCTGCCCGATGGGCAGGGTAATGCCGCCGGCAAAGCCCAGGAATATGCGCGCCGGCAGAAACAGCCAGAGGGTCTCGCTGATGGCGCACAGGTAGGAGGCCACGGCATAGGCGACGAAAGCGGTCGCCAGGACAGGATAATCCCCCCACCGCCCGGACATCCAGCGGGCGATGGGAAA includes:
- a CDS encoding transglycosylase SLT domain-containing protein, coding for MSKAPLTPDGQAPKPRPRRATARKAPKRKAAAQNPTADVSARRKLALLAAEGLALCIAALVTILSTLGRAAEHFGGTGFWSSLLPFALAVLGLGLIHALFLWLWLHARGWLSTRAIFWPASAALAIALVAGGYGCRNEFAHELGALRTLVGGVQEAERNTVAHQVYAAYRRTDLAQMQKMMARAEPFLPAIHEAAGIYRVDEEVLVGVAAAESSFLPRDSRDGGRGLFQITAPPKSAAAQARQRLGVAELNLADARHNAHVAAATLNLYLQEMRGDLFLGLLAYNIGPQNGGLLSIMKQYGARDFATIQPYLQNLPRDYPIRVLSAALAYRLWHGEGKLPRYEEGDNALHIQRLGIPGMAAG
- a CDS encoding DUF6152 family protein encodes the protein MSTKSKLVLGLALAGFLGATVPANAHHAFSAEFDAEQPIELKGTVTKLELVNPHSWLYLDVAQPDGSVANWGFEFGAPFSLKEKGVTKATLPVGSQVSIQGYRAKNGKNFGYAVTTVLADGRAVKTGGAQDAPGSQAAAQ
- a CDS encoding DUF6644 family protein; the encoded protein is MSLTEFALTLNDSALGTALRESVYAFPIVEGLHLIGLALSVGLLVFVDLRLLGLFLKQLPVEHILRPLRPWLLGGFAVTLTTGVLLFLAGAAKIVLLPVFFYKLGFIALAGFNAWWFERRWGRRVNDWGRLAKLPAGVRFAGLASLLLWSLVVITGRLIPYMSYE
- a CDS encoding DUF6644 family protein; the protein is MSTLEFFQQVQASPFSKHIGHLNHLFGATLELAHILGMLLVLSPVVLVGLRLLNLGLRRASLPELVRATSKLIWVGLGLLAVSGTLILIPAATSYYPNSFLWYKFILLGLALLVHLTLYRAITRSEYPNRLLAGFTSVLALGLWFGVAFAGRFIGFF
- a CDS encoding cytochrome c, which encodes MRTSALIPAALAVIFLQACTLTVRDGNPYKPTATLQEIMTSIIDPNIDYVWNSVSTVSTAQGTEERQPRTDEDWNAVRQHALTVVEASNLLLVKGRAVARKGANTSSGGAELHPEDIEKAIAAQRADFVKRTDEFHDAALRLIAAIDRKNADELVEAGGAVEHACEQCHSQFWYPNDKKPK
- a CDS encoding hemerythrin domain-containing protein, producing MSISTAMSLGEIALSSPAAARLLEAYHLNEDCDDEHTLAQACRRANRDLAEVVTALARLRQDGQDHPCVSERTLTEQAGFIAGRHHAFTRAKLPLIETLLAKVIKAHGAAHAEVKAVGECFVELSAMLEAHLLKEEQFLLPYIKALDKQACGARLSPLAGFASIDDVICQNEAEHKRLGERLKKMRELTADYALPDDVSSTFRSVYRALEELETNLMHHIFLENALLFPRVCHRDVRAGDD
- a CDS encoding FAD-binding oxidoreductase, coding for MVNITYAKDCFPLGEQLSVLDGLTGRGVPVPFSCRSGACQTCLMRATRGVPPESAQIGLKDSLKLQNYFLACVCHPTEDLEVALPDDEQAALPATVKKLELLNGDIMQVVLESHAPIEYRPGQFINLARDTGLVRAYSIASVPHEDDHIHLHVRRLPNGRVSGWIHEQLRVGQTVEIRGPAGDCFYVPGNPEQGLILIGTGSGLAPLYGIIRDALHHGHSGPIRLFHGSRDRSGLYLVGELNDLVKQYSNFDYVPCLSGEDVPHQYAKGRAHEVALRHVPNLKNWRMYLCGHPEMVKSAKKNAFLAGASMKDIYADAFNVSLSS
- a CDS encoding group 1 truncated hemoglobin; amino-acid sequence: MTEKSLATWWEQTHDSLYAKLGGEAAVNAAVDIFYRKVLTDGRISRFFEGVDMDKQAAKQKAFLTMAFGGPHNYTGLDMRRGHAQLVAQGLNDSHFDAVIEDLGATLRELKVPENLIAQVAGIAESTRNDVLGR
- a CDS encoding Rrf2 family transcriptional regulator, whose product is MQLTQFTDYSLRVLIYLARNPEAGPATVPEIAAYHGISRNHLVKVVNNLANQGFILTSRGKGGGMRLARPAHMIGVGEVVRLTEPHMNIVECFDPKANACTITRGCFLTGILYEARRAFMSTLDKYTLADAAQVGIPGTLRGGPGERPA